The DNA window GCTGGCTGGCACCGCTGCCGGTGGAGGACCTGGTGCGGGCGGCCGAGCTGACCGGGAAGGTGCTGATCGCCGACGAGACCCGGCACACCGGCGGCGTGTCCGAGGGCGTGCTGGCGGAGCTGGCGGACGCCGGGTTCACCGGGCCGGTGGCGCGGGTGACGTCGGACGACAGCTTCATCCCGCTGGGCGGGGCGGCCGACCACGTGCTGCTGTCGGAGGCCGAGATCGAGCAGGCGGCCCGCAAGCTCCTGGGATAGGGATTCCTCAGAGCGGGTTCATCAGGTAGGCCCCGAACACCGCCGCCGTCACCGCCACCACGAAGAAGAAGAACACGAAGAAGCCGCCCGGCAGGATCGTCAGCCGGGCGAGCTGGTCGGCGTCGGAGTCCCTGGCCTGCCTGCGGCGCCGCTTCTGCTGCAGCTCGATGATCGGCCGGATGCCGCCGAGCAGCAGGAACCACACGGCGACGAAGGCGACGCCCTGCTGGACGGCGGCGGGGGCGTACATGATGAGCGCGAACACCGCCCCGCCGGTGGCGAGGAGGATCAGCGCGCCGTAGAGGTTGCGGATCAGCAGCAGCATGCAGACCAGGAACAGCAGGACCGTCCAGATCAGCAGCGTGATGCGCCCCTGCTCGGTCAGCCAGGCGGCGGCCAGCCCGAGCAGCGAGGGCGCGAGGTAGCCCGCCATCGCGGTCAGCACCATGCCGGGCCCGGTCGGCCTGCCCCTGGTGAGCGTCACGCCGGAGGTGTCGGAGTGGAGGCGGATGCCCTCCAGCTTGCGCCGGGTGACGAGCGCCATGAGCGCGTGGCCGCCCTCGTGGGCGATCGTGATCAGGCCCCTGGAGAGCTGCCAGGGCATGCGGAAGCCGACGATCACGAGCGCGACCAGAGCCGCGACCGCCACGACCCAGGGGTGAGGGTCGGGCTGAACCTTGATCAGGTGGGCCCAGAGCTTGTCCATCGAGACAGAACCCTATCGAGGTAAAGTCACGGCCGTGGTCACGGAACAACATTCTGACCAGGGGGTGCCGGAGTGGTGGCGGCGGCTCGGCCTGCCCGGCCTGGTCGACCTGCACGTGCACTTCCTGCCGGAGCGGATGGAGCGGCGGGTCTGGCACCACTTCCGTCACGGCGGGCCGCTGATGGGCGACGGCTGGCACATCGCGTACGCGTGGCCGGTGGCGGAGCGGGTGGCGCACCTGCGGGCGATGGGGGTGCGGAGCTTCCCCGCGCTGGCGTACGCGCACAGGCCGGACATGGCGGCCGACCTCAACGCCTGGACCATGGAGTTCGCCCGGCGTACACCGGGGTGTCTCCCGTCGGCGACCTTCTACCCGGAGCCTGGGGTGGTGGCGTACGTGCGGCGCGCCCTGGACGACGGGGCCCGCGTCTTCAAGGTGCACCTCCAGGTCGGCGGTTTCGATCCGCGGGCCCCCGAGCTGTCGGAGGTGTGGGGGCTGCTGGCGGAGTCGGGCGTGCCCGTCGTCGTGCACGCCAGCTCGGTGCCGGTGCCCGGCGGGCATGTCGGCGCCGAGCCCATCGGTGAGGTGCTGCGCCGCCATCCCCGGCTGCGCCTGGTGATCGCCCATCTCGGCATGCCGGAGTACGACCCGTTCTTCGAGCTGGCCCAGCGGTACGAGCGCGTGGCGCTGGACACCACGATGGCGTTCACCGACTTCAGCGAGCGGGGCATGCCATTCCCCGGCCGGCTGCGCCCCGCGTTGCTTGATCTGGGGCTCGCGGGGAAGGTGATCCTCGGCAGTGACTTCCCGACCATCCCCTACCCCTACGCGCACCAGCTCGACGCGCTCGCCCGCCTGGACCTCGGCGAGGACTGGCTCAGGGCCGTGTGCTGGGGCAATGGGCAAGCCGTGATCTGATATGAAGGTGAACGAACGTCACATGGCGCTGATCAGCGCTTTCTACGACGCGTTGGGGCGTAACGACCTCACCGCGATGGAGAGCTGCTACCACCCCGAGGTCAGCTTCGGCGACCCCATCTTCCAGGAGATCGAGGGCCGCGACCGGGTGATGCGGATGTGGCGGCTGCAGCTCGGCGTACGCGACGGGTTGCGGTCCGCCTACAAGGAGGTGCGGGCCGACGACCACACCGGCACCGCGCACTGGACCGCCCGTTACACCTTCTCCAGCACGGGGCGGGAGGTGGTCAACGAGGTGGAGGCGCTGTTCAGGTTCGAGGACGGGCTGATCGTGCGCCATCACGACGACTACGACTTCAAGCGCTGGTCGAGGATGGCGCTCGGCCGGCCGCAGGGGCTGCTGTTCGGCTGGACGCCGATGTGGCGCAAGACCATCAGGGACCGGGCGACGCAGCAACTCGACGCGCTCGCCTGAGGAAGGAACGGAGGGGCATGGCCAGGGTCAGGAGTCTGCGCCGCGGCGGTGACGCGCGCGAGGAGCCGCCCGAGCACTCGATGGACCCGCGGGCCACCGAGGAGCCCCCCTACCAGCCCACCGTCATCGACAACGCCATCTACCGCGACGGCGAGCGGGCCGACAATCCCGGCTCGCTCGCCGACGCCTTCGAACGGCTCAAGGACATGCCGGGCAGCATGGCCTGGATCGGCCTCTACCGGCCGAAGGA is part of the Nonomuraea coxensis DSM 45129 genome and encodes:
- a CDS encoding M50 family metallopeptidase, with the protein product MDKLWAHLIKVQPDPHPWVVAVAALVALVIVGFRMPWQLSRGLITIAHEGGHALMALVTRRKLEGIRLHSDTSGVTLTRGRPTGPGMVLTAMAGYLAPSLLGLAAAWLTEQGRITLLIWTVLLFLVCMLLLIRNLYGALILLATGGAVFALIMYAPAAVQQGVAFVAVWFLLLGGIRPIIELQQKRRRRQARDSDADQLARLTILPGGFFVFFFFVVAVTAAVFGAYLMNPL
- a CDS encoding amidohydrolase family protein; the encoded protein is MVTEQHSDQGVPEWWRRLGLPGLVDLHVHFLPERMERRVWHHFRHGGPLMGDGWHIAYAWPVAERVAHLRAMGVRSFPALAYAHRPDMAADLNAWTMEFARRTPGCLPSATFYPEPGVVAYVRRALDDGARVFKVHLQVGGFDPRAPELSEVWGLLAESGVPVVVHASSVPVPGGHVGAEPIGEVLRRHPRLRLVIAHLGMPEYDPFFELAQRYERVALDTTMAFTDFSERGMPFPGRLRPALLDLGLAGKVILGSDFPTIPYPYAHQLDALARLDLGEDWLRAVCWGNGQAVI
- a CDS encoding nuclear transport factor 2 family protein translates to MKVNERHMALISAFYDALGRNDLTAMESCYHPEVSFGDPIFQEIEGRDRVMRMWRLQLGVRDGLRSAYKEVRADDHTGTAHWTARYTFSSTGREVVNEVEALFRFEDGLIVRHHDDYDFKRWSRMALGRPQGLLFGWTPMWRKTIRDRATQQLDALA